The Saccopteryx leptura isolate mSacLep1 chromosome 2, mSacLep1_pri_phased_curated, whole genome shotgun sequence genome has a window encoding:
- the CCNT1 gene encoding cyclin-T1 produces MEEERKNNNKRWYFTREQLENSPSRRFGLDADKELSHRQQAANLLQDMGQRLNVSQLTINTAIVYMHRFYMIQSFTQFHRNSVAPAALFLAAKVEEQPKKLEHVIKVAHTCLHPQESLPDTRSEVYLQQVQDLVILESIILQTLGFELTIDHPHTHVVKCTQLVRASKDLAQTSYFMATNSLHLTTFSLQYTPPVVACVCIHLACKWSNWEIPVSTDGKHWWEYVDATVTLELLDELTHEFLQILEKTPNRLKRIRNWRACEAARKTKADDRGADANTSEQTILNMISQSSSDTTIAGLMSMSTSSTTSAVPSLPATEESSSNISSVEMMRGERWLSSQPPFKLEHAQGHRTGENAALMGVDHSLQQDSSNAFISQKQNSKSAPSAKVSLKEYRAKHAEELAAQKRQLENMEANVKSQYAYAAQNLLSQHDSHSSVILKMPIEGSENPERPFLEKADKTALKMRIPVASGDKAASSKPEEIKMRIKVHAAADKHNSVDDSITKSREHKEKHKTHPSNHHHHHNHHSHKHSHSQLPAGTGNKRPGDLKHSSQTSSLTHKTYSLSSSFSSSSSARKRGPPEETGGAVFDHPAKIAKSTKSSSINFSFPPLPTMAQLPGHSSDTSSLHFSQPSCKTRVPHMKLDKGPTGANGHNTTQTIDYQDTVNMLHSLLSAQGVQPTPPPAFEFVHYGEYLNPRAGGMSSRSGNTDKPRPPPLPSEPPPPLPPLPK; encoded by the exons CTCACAGTTGACTATCAACACTGCTATCGTATATATGCATCGATTCTACATGATTCAGTCCTTTACACAGTTCCATCGAAAt TCTGTGGCTCCAGCGGCTTTATTTCTAGCAGCTAAAGTAGAGGAGCAGCCAAAAAAACTGGAACACGTCATCAAGGTAGCACATACTTGTCTCCATCCACAAGAATCACTTCCTGATACTAGGAGTGAG GTTTACCTGCAACAAGTTCAAGATCTGGTGATATTAGAAAGCATAATTCTGCAGACTTTAG gctttgaACTAACAATTGATCACCCACATACACATGTGGTAAAGTGCACTCAACTTGTTCGAG CAAGCAAGGACTTAGCACAGACTTCTTACTTCATGGCAACCAACag CCTGCATTTGACCACATTTAGCCTGCAGTACACACCTCCTGTAGTGGCCTGTGTCTGCATTCATCTGGCTTGCAAGTGGTCCAACTGGGAGATCCCAGTCTCAACTGATGGGAAGCACTGGTGGGAGTATGTTGACGCCACTGTGACCTTGGAACTTTTAGATG aacTGACACATGAATTTCTACAGATTCTGGAGAAAACCCCCAACAGGCTCAAACGAATTCGGAATTGGAGG GCATGCGAGGCTGCCAGGAAAACAAAAGCAGATGACCGAGGAGCGGATGCAAACACTTCAGAGCAGACAATCCTCAATATGATTTCCCAAAGCTCTTCAGACACAACTATTGCGGGTTTAATGAGCATGTCAACTTCTTCTACCACAAGTGCAGTGCCTTCCCTTCCAGCCACTGAAGAGTCATCGAGCAACATAAGCAGTGTGGAGATGATGCGGGGTGAGCGTTGGCTGTCCTCTCAACCTCCTTTTAAACTAGAACATGCTCAGGGTCATCGGACTGGTGAGAATGcagcacttatgggagttgatcaTTCCTTGCAACAGGATAGTTCAAATGCATTTATTTCCCAGAAGCAGAACAGTAAGAGTGCACCATCGGCTAAAGTATCACTGAAAGAATACCGTGCAAAGCATGCAGAAGAGTTGGCTGCCCAGAAGAGGCAACTGGAGAACATGGAGGCCAACGTGAAGTCACAGTATGCATATGCTGCCCAGAATCTTCTGTCTCAACATGATAGCCATTCTTCAGTCATTCTGAAAATGCCTATTGAGGGCTCAGAAAATCCTGAGCGGCCCTTTCTGGAAAAGGCTGACAAAACAGCTCTCAAAATGAGAATTCCAGTGGCAAGTGGAGATAAAGCGGCCTCTTCAAAACCAGAAGAGATTAAAATGCGCATTAAAGTCCATGCTGCAGCTGACAAGCACAATTCTGTGGATGACAGTATCACAAAGAGCCGAGAGCACAAAGAAAAGCACAAGACTCACCCATctaatcatcaccatcatcataatCACCACTCACACAAGCACTCTCACTCACAGCTTCCAGCTGGTACTGGGAACAAAAGGCCAGGTGATCTGAAACATAGTAGCCAGACAAGCTCCTTAACACACAAAACCTATAGCTTGTCtagttctttctcctcttccagtTCTGCTCGTAAAAGGGGTCCCCCTGAAGAGACAGGAGGAGCAGTGTTTGATCATCCAGCCAAGATTGCCAAGAGTACTAAGTCCTCTTCTATaaatttctccttccctcctcttcctacAATGGCCCAGTTGCCTGGGCATAGCTCAGACACAAGTAGCCTTCATTTTTCACAGCCCAGCTGTAAAACTCGAGTTCCTCACATGAAACTGGATAAAGGCCCTACTGGGGCCAATGGTCACAACACAACCCAGACAATAGACTATCAAGATACTGTGAATATGCTTCACTCccttctcagtgcccagggtgttCAGCCCACTCCGCCCCCTGCATTTGAATTTGTTCATTATGGTGAATATCTGAATCCACGGGCTGGTGGAATGTCCTCCAGATCTGGCAATACAGACAAACCCCGACCACCACCTCTACCTTCAGAACCTCCTCCACCACTTCCACCCCTTCccaagtaa